Proteins encoded in a region of the Tubulanus polymorphus chromosome 10, tnTubPoly1.2, whole genome shotgun sequence genome:
- the LOC141911975 gene encoding uncharacterized protein LOC141911975 isoform X2, translated as MQRADETSASRLQQLPQDEEGQQQEPPSRRRNSSSYGSMNKRSINSSVAGRRGYEEFNPVRTGSDDEDVAAAGPGDDIMKRPSVPCPTCRGTGKIPKESRGPIESTLITDSNEESTFAGSNGIPAEESTFANSDNTVVVGDDETEDEMNSVAAIMRDDEGVNDAEMDDETLNSFSNDGLLDLARGIPLRVRAELRQYRITQDILARAALDKSQGYLSDLLRRFTADRAFNKSTRRHLLAIGEFLDRPAEQRCAMYAACRRDDRTDPAAIARREYRSTMKKVVPPGGVTRSITAHAAAVMSRYLSATGGESPDERGIPVIADALNLNPATVRKYFDQLQSKKSQQIDGNCDNQQQLVADAESTAASDATGSIQ; from the exons ATGCAGCGGGCAGACGAGACTAGCGCATCGAGATTACAACAGTTACCGCAGGATGAGGAGGGGCAGCAGCAGGAGCCGCCCAGCAGGAGGAGGAATTCTTCCTCTTACGGTTCAATGAATAAACGTAGTATAAACTCGTCAGTAGCAGGTCGCAGAGGATACGAGGAATTTAACCCGGTTCGGACTGGTAGCGATGATGAGGATGTAGCCGCTGCTGGACCCGGGGACGATATCATGAAGAGGCCGTCTGTACCGTGTCCTACGTGTAGGGGTACCGGAAAAATACCGAAAG AGTCACGCGGTCCGATCGAATCTACTCTCATCACCGATAGCAACGAGGAATCTACTTTCGCCGGTAGCAACGGCATTCCCGCCGAGGAATCTACCTTCGCGAATAGTGACAACACGGTCGTCGTCGGTGATGATGAAACTGAGGATGAAATGAACAGCGTTGCCGCGATAATGAGAGACGACGAGGGTGTAAATGATGCTGAAATGGACGATGAAACtttaaactcattttctaACGACGGATTGTTAGATTTGGCGCGTGGTATACCGTTGAGGGTACGCGCCGAGCTGCGCCAATATCGGATCACTCAGGATATACTGGCGCGCGCCGCCCTAGATAAATCACAGGGATACCTCTCCGATTTACTGCGTCGATTCACCGCCGATCGCGCGTTTAATAAGTCGACGAGGCGCCACCTGCTGGCGATCGGAGAATTCCTCGATCGGCCGGCGGAGCAGCGATGCGCGATGTACGCGGCGTGTCGCCGTGACGACCGTACTGACCCGGCGGCCATCGCTCGTAGAGAATATCGATCAACG ATGAAGAAGGTGGTGCCCCCTGGTGGTGTAACGCGGAGTATCACGGCTCACGCGGCCGCCGTTATGTCGCGGTATCTGTCAGCGACCGGTGGGGAATCCCCGGACGAGAGGGGAATCCCCGTTATAGCAGACGCGTTGAATCTAAACCCGGCGACCGTACGGAAATATTTCGATCAATTACAATCGAAAAAATCGCAACAAATCGATGGAAATTGTGACAATCAGCAGCAGCTGGTCGCAGATGCTGAATCGACAGCTGCATCAGATGCGACCGGTTCGATTCAGTGA
- the LOC141911975 gene encoding transmembrane protein 106B-like isoform X4, producing the protein MQRADETSASRLQQLPQDEEGQQQEPPSRRRNSSSYGSMNKRSINSSVAGRRGYEEFNPVRTGSDDEDVAAAGPGDDIMKRPSVPCPTCRGTGKIPKDQEKELVALIPLNDKRLNPQTKLKIFATILVCILAAGLTIFFLFPRSVRLKSNMKKLWPDFARVNVTKKFVQLSLENRVNVTNQNFYAIAINNVELQAMYDMRIMKKVQNTTKVSIPMRNQLQYSIRINITFEEEEGYIAEFCAFKSQWVSQIFMQFVWMIDTSYLGHTEQVTLTTYQHVSCAPISRHKNTTVTAAKQKQQSKTVAAGNKNKITAKKTDVQR; encoded by the exons ATGCAGCGGGCAGACGAGACTAGCGCATCGAGATTACAACAGTTACCGCAGGATGAGGAGGGGCAGCAGCAGGAGCCGCCCAGCAGGAGGAGGAATTCTTCCTCTTACGGTTCAATGAATAAACGTAGTATAAACTCGTCAGTAGCAGGTCGCAGAGGATACGAGGAATTTAACCCGGTTCGGACTGGTAGCGATGATGAGGATGTAGCCGCTGCTGGACCCGGGGACGATATCATGAAGAGGCCGTCTGTACCGTGTCCTACGTGTAGGGGTACCGGAAAAATACCGAAAG ATCAAGAGAAGGAACTGGTGGCTTTAATACCGCTTAACGATAAGAGACTGAACCCACAAAC GAAATTGAAGATATTTGCTACGATACTGGTTTGTATCCTAGCAGCCGGATTGACGATATTCTTCCTGTTTCCGCGTAGCGTTCGATTAAAATCAAACATGAAGAAATTATGGCCTGATTTCGCTAGAGTCAATGTCACCAAGAAATTCGTTCAACTCAGTTTAGAG aATCGAGTGAATGTAACGAATCAGAATTTCTACGCAATCGCGATCAATAACGTTGAACTTCAGGCGATGTACGATATGAGAATCATGAAAAAAGTTCAGAATACGACGAAAGTCTCGATTCCGATGAGGAATCAACTTCAATATTCGATCAGAATCAATATCACGTTCGAAGAAGAAGAAGGATACATCGC gGAATTTTGTGCTTTCAAGAGTCAATGGGTTTCTCAAATATTCATGCAGTTTGT ATGGATGATTGATACGAGTTATTTAGGTCACACGGAGCAAGTGACTCTAACGACGTATCAACACGTGAGCTGTGCGCCGATATCACGCCATAAAAACACCACCGTCACCGCcgcaaaacaaaaacaacaatcaaAAACTGTCGCTGCTggcaacaaaaataaaattacaGCGAAAAAAACCGACGTACAGCGATGA
- the LOC141911975 gene encoding uncharacterized protein LOC141911975 isoform X1, whose amino-acid sequence MQRADETSASRLQQLPQDEEGQQQEPPSRRRNSSSYGSMNKRSINSSVAGRRGYEEFNPVRTGSDDEDVAAAGPGDDIMKRPSVPCPTCRGTGKIPKESRGPIESTLITDSNEESTFAGSNGIPAEESTFANSDNTVVVGDDETEDEMNSVAAIMRDDEGVNDAEMDDETLNSFSNDGLLDLARGIPLRVRAELRQYRITQDILARAALDKSQGYLSDLLRRFTADRAFNKSTRRHLLAIGEFLDRPAEQRCAMYAACRRDDRTDPAAIARREYRSTQMKKVVPPGGVTRSITAHAAAVMSRYLSATGGESPDERGIPVIADALNLNPATVRKYFDQLQSKKSQQIDGNCDNQQQLVADAESTAASDATGSIQ is encoded by the exons ATGCAGCGGGCAGACGAGACTAGCGCATCGAGATTACAACAGTTACCGCAGGATGAGGAGGGGCAGCAGCAGGAGCCGCCCAGCAGGAGGAGGAATTCTTCCTCTTACGGTTCAATGAATAAACGTAGTATAAACTCGTCAGTAGCAGGTCGCAGAGGATACGAGGAATTTAACCCGGTTCGGACTGGTAGCGATGATGAGGATGTAGCCGCTGCTGGACCCGGGGACGATATCATGAAGAGGCCGTCTGTACCGTGTCCTACGTGTAGGGGTACCGGAAAAATACCGAAAG AGTCACGCGGTCCGATCGAATCTACTCTCATCACCGATAGCAACGAGGAATCTACTTTCGCCGGTAGCAACGGCATTCCCGCCGAGGAATCTACCTTCGCGAATAGTGACAACACGGTCGTCGTCGGTGATGATGAAACTGAGGATGAAATGAACAGCGTTGCCGCGATAATGAGAGACGACGAGGGTGTAAATGATGCTGAAATGGACGATGAAACtttaaactcattttctaACGACGGATTGTTAGATTTGGCGCGTGGTATACCGTTGAGGGTACGCGCCGAGCTGCGCCAATATCGGATCACTCAGGATATACTGGCGCGCGCCGCCCTAGATAAATCACAGGGATACCTCTCCGATTTACTGCGTCGATTCACCGCCGATCGCGCGTTTAATAAGTCGACGAGGCGCCACCTGCTGGCGATCGGAGAATTCCTCGATCGGCCGGCGGAGCAGCGATGCGCGATGTACGCGGCGTGTCGCCGTGACGACCGTACTGACCCGGCGGCCATCGCTCGTAGAGAATATCGATCAACG CAGATGAAGAAGGTGGTGCCCCCTGGTGGTGTAACGCGGAGTATCACGGCTCACGCGGCCGCCGTTATGTCGCGGTATCTGTCAGCGACCGGTGGGGAATCCCCGGACGAGAGGGGAATCCCCGTTATAGCAGACGCGTTGAATCTAAACCCGGCGACCGTACGGAAATATTTCGATCAATTACAATCGAAAAAATCGCAACAAATCGATGGAAATTGTGACAATCAGCAGCAGCTGGTCGCAGATGCTGAATCGACAGCTGCATCAGATGCGACCGGTTCGATTCAGTGA
- the LOC141911975 gene encoding transmembrane protein 106B-like isoform X5 produces MDNSGIDSGIEAYKTFRNSERNASLTGSAPYNDIQRSDNYQSVSNESSTATTSLWRNIFNSGGDTSQCPTCHGKGYVRKDQEKELVALIPLNDKRLNPQTKLKIFATILVCILAAGLTIFFLFPRSVRLKSNMKKLWPDFARVNVTKKFVQLSLENRVNVTNQNFYAIAINNVELQAMYDMRIMKKVQNTTKVSIPMRNQLQYSIRINITFEEEEGYIAEFCAFKSQWVSQIFMQFVWMIDTSYLGHTEQVTLTTYQHVSCAPISRHKNTTVTAAKQKQQSKTVAAGNKNKITAKKTDVQR; encoded by the exons ATGGATAATTCGGGTATAGATTCGGGAATCGAAGCGTATAAAACGTTCCGTAATTCGGAGAGGAACGCTTCGTTGACCGGTAGCGCCCCCTATAACGATATTCAACGATCGGATAATTATCAGAGCGTTAGCAACGAGTCGTCGACGGCAACGACGTCGCTAtggaggaatatatttaattCGGGCGGTGATACGTCTCAATGTCCGACGTGTCACGGGAAAGGATACGTCAGAAAAG ATCAAGAGAAGGAACTGGTGGCTTTAATACCGCTTAACGATAAGAGACTGAACCCACAAAC GAAATTGAAGATATTTGCTACGATACTGGTTTGTATCCTAGCAGCCGGATTGACGATATTCTTCCTGTTTCCGCGTAGCGTTCGATTAAAATCAAACATGAAGAAATTATGGCCTGATTTCGCTAGAGTCAATGTCACCAAGAAATTCGTTCAACTCAGTTTAGAG aATCGAGTGAATGTAACGAATCAGAATTTCTACGCAATCGCGATCAATAACGTTGAACTTCAGGCGATGTACGATATGAGAATCATGAAAAAAGTTCAGAATACGACGAAAGTCTCGATTCCGATGAGGAATCAACTTCAATATTCGATCAGAATCAATATCACGTTCGAAGAAGAAGAAGGATACATCGC gGAATTTTGTGCTTTCAAGAGTCAATGGGTTTCTCAAATATTCATGCAGTTTGT ATGGATGATTGATACGAGTTATTTAGGTCACACGGAGCAAGTGACTCTAACGACGTATCAACACGTGAGCTGTGCGCCGATATCACGCCATAAAAACACCACCGTCACCGCcgcaaaacaaaaacaacaatcaaAAACTGTCGCTGCTggcaacaaaaataaaattacaGCGAAAAAAACCGACGTACAGCGATGA
- the LOC141911975 gene encoding uncharacterized protein LOC141911975 isoform X3: MDNSGIDSGIEAYKTFRNSERNASLTGSAPYNDIQRSDNYQSVSNESSTATTSLWRNIFNSGGDTSQCPTCHGKGYVRKESRGPIESTLITDSNEESTFAGSNGIPAEESTFANSDNTVVVGDDETEDEMNSVAAIMRDDEGVNDAEMDDETLNSFSNDGLLDLARGIPLRVRAELRQYRITQDILARAALDKSQGYLSDLLRRFTADRAFNKSTRRHLLAIGEFLDRPAEQRCAMYAACRRDDRTDPAAIARREYRSTQMKKVVPPGGVTRSITAHAAAVMSRYLSATGGESPDERGIPVIADALNLNPATVRKYFDQLQSKKSQQIDGNCDNQQQLVADAESTAASDATGSIQ, from the exons ATGGATAATTCGGGTATAGATTCGGGAATCGAAGCGTATAAAACGTTCCGTAATTCGGAGAGGAACGCTTCGTTGACCGGTAGCGCCCCCTATAACGATATTCAACGATCGGATAATTATCAGAGCGTTAGCAACGAGTCGTCGACGGCAACGACGTCGCTAtggaggaatatatttaattCGGGCGGTGATACGTCTCAATGTCCGACGTGTCACGGGAAAGGATACGTCAGAAAAG AGTCACGCGGTCCGATCGAATCTACTCTCATCACCGATAGCAACGAGGAATCTACTTTCGCCGGTAGCAACGGCATTCCCGCCGAGGAATCTACCTTCGCGAATAGTGACAACACGGTCGTCGTCGGTGATGATGAAACTGAGGATGAAATGAACAGCGTTGCCGCGATAATGAGAGACGACGAGGGTGTAAATGATGCTGAAATGGACGATGAAACtttaaactcattttctaACGACGGATTGTTAGATTTGGCGCGTGGTATACCGTTGAGGGTACGCGCCGAGCTGCGCCAATATCGGATCACTCAGGATATACTGGCGCGCGCCGCCCTAGATAAATCACAGGGATACCTCTCCGATTTACTGCGTCGATTCACCGCCGATCGCGCGTTTAATAAGTCGACGAGGCGCCACCTGCTGGCGATCGGAGAATTCCTCGATCGGCCGGCGGAGCAGCGATGCGCGATGTACGCGGCGTGTCGCCGTGACGACCGTACTGACCCGGCGGCCATCGCTCGTAGAGAATATCGATCAACG CAGATGAAGAAGGTGGTGCCCCCTGGTGGTGTAACGCGGAGTATCACGGCTCACGCGGCCGCCGTTATGTCGCGGTATCTGTCAGCGACCGGTGGGGAATCCCCGGACGAGAGGGGAATCCCCGTTATAGCAGACGCGTTGAATCTAAACCCGGCGACCGTACGGAAATATTTCGATCAATTACAATCGAAAAAATCGCAACAAATCGATGGAAATTGTGACAATCAGCAGCAGCTGGTCGCAGATGCTGAATCGACAGCTGCATCAGATGCGACCGGTTCGATTCAGTGA